The following are encoded together in the Bacillus sp. NP157 genome:
- a CDS encoding spore coat U domain-containing protein — MSRPVTRLFALCALSAVAFGASGTTVTGTLLISATVVDSCSIATQPLSFADYRSDGAAASATAHAGIISLTCTKGTPVMVYLDSVPQLHSPSGTTLAYTLASPTGRAWNSTSGVGAVGQGRTPVTLKVVGSIPAGQRAGSGTYRGEQLVRVVY, encoded by the coding sequence GTGAGTCGCCCCGTCACTCGTCTTTTTGCCCTGTGCGCGCTGTCGGCCGTTGCCTTCGGCGCCAGCGGGACTACCGTCACCGGCACACTGCTCATCAGCGCAACGGTGGTGGACAGCTGCAGTATCGCGACCCAACCCTTGAGCTTTGCCGACTATCGATCTGACGGTGCTGCAGCTTCAGCAACTGCCCATGCGGGCATCATCTCTTTGACCTGCACCAAAGGCACTCCAGTCATGGTCTACCTCGACAGCGTTCCGCAGTTACACAGCCCGAGTGGCACGACGCTCGCCTACACCTTGGCGTCGCCGACCGGCCGGGCGTGGAACAGCACGAGTGGCGTCGGAGCGGTAGGGCAGGGCAGGACGCCGGTGACGCTGAAGGTGGTCGGGAGCATCCCCGCGGGGCAGAGGGCGGGAAGCGGCACTTATCGCGGCGAGCAGCTGGTGCGCGTCGTTTACTGA
- a CDS encoding AAA family ATPase has product MTDYAFVSARGGSGKTTLALNFAGLLASRGERVLLVDDDESGGAALAFGALARRAGHVLPFAILPALSRGFESVVHDCSPGVVGRARRLPGDVLIMPTLCDQASHVLLFQALEDLQQAGRLAVVVPNRVRLDRADQARLLADQFPGQAYFRDRAALAQALSAGTTLFCPGNSKSRWAAAARDEFCAAMAPVLSDPAPETGNDVPKAPVAA; this is encoded by the coding sequence ATGACTGACTATGCGTTTGTGAGCGCCCGGGGCGGCTCCGGCAAAACGACGCTCGCCCTCAACTTTGCCGGTTTGCTCGCGTCGCGCGGGGAGCGAGTGCTCTTAGTCGACGACGACGAGAGCGGTGGGGCGGCCCTTGCCTTTGGTGCGCTCGCCCGCCGAGCGGGGCATGTGCTCCCTTTCGCCATCTTGCCGGCGTTGTCGCGAGGTTTCGAGTCGGTTGTGCATGACTGCTCACCCGGCGTTGTCGGTCGGGCACGTCGCTTACCGGGCGACGTCTTAATCATGCCCACGCTGTGCGACCAAGCCAGCCATGTGTTGCTCTTTCAAGCACTCGAAGATTTGCAGCAAGCCGGCCGCTTGGCGGTGGTCGTTCCGAACCGCGTTCGCTTGGACCGTGCGGACCAGGCGCGGCTGCTGGCGGACCAATTCCCGGGCCAGGCCTACTTTCGCGACCGCGCAGCCCTTGCCCAGGCGCTGTCGGCCGGCACCACCCTGTTTTGTCCGGGCAACAGCAAAAGCCGTTGGGCCGCCGCAGCCCGCGACGAATTTTGCGCGGCGATGGCCCCGGTGCTGTCGGACCCTGCGCCCGAAACCGGCAACGACGTGCCCAAAGCTCCGGTCGCTGCGTAA
- a CDS encoding ankyrin repeat domain-containing protein: MTTNAQRYALHLAVAQADLSTVAALLKAGADPNRRLPSQLWERTALHVCVAAYSAALHTMRTREAHALEVICARLLEAGAALDHRDTKGLIPSAVADTMPRALAVAVRQRAFDDVGCFDPHPAGDNDVEWLMDPESLRLDPLSGARYTDRYAAAIAAAQSTLRRRDLLERARAQGGCGKFRRQPVVAHHTRGAAKHSLDGASHEAIQA; this comes from the coding sequence ATGACCACTAATGCGCAACGCTACGCGCTTCACCTTGCCGTGGCACAGGCGGACCTTTCGACGGTCGCCGCCCTACTTAAGGCAGGAGCGGACCCCAACCGACGGCTTCCGAGCCAGCTGTGGGAGAGGACCGCGCTGCATGTGTGCGTGGCTGCTTACAGCGCGGCGTTGCACACAATGCGCACTCGCGAGGCCCACGCGTTGGAGGTGATTTGCGCCCGGCTATTGGAGGCCGGCGCGGCACTCGATCACCGGGACACGAAGGGACTTATCCCGTCGGCGGTTGCCGACACGATGCCGCGCGCCCTGGCGGTTGCTGTGAGGCAGCGCGCGTTTGACGATGTCGGTTGCTTCGACCCCCACCCTGCCGGCGACAACGATGTGGAATGGCTTATGGACCCTGAGTCGCTGCGGCTCGACCCTTTGTCGGGGGCTCGTTACACAGATCGTTATGCCGCCGCAATAGCGGCGGCGCAAAGCACCTTGCGGCGCCGTGACCTGCTCGAACGGGCACGTGCCCAAGGCGGATGCGGCAAGTTTCGTCGTCAACCCGTGGTGGCCCACCACACGCGCGGCGCAGCAAAACACTCTTTGGACGGAGCAAGCCATGAAGCAATCCAGGCATGA